In a genomic window of Rhopalosiphum maidis isolate BTI-1 chromosome 4, ASM367621v3, whole genome shotgun sequence:
- the LOC113560833 gene encoding uncharacterized protein LOC113560833, with translation MESEPVIVVDQENCFNEEDEDIDDVAGNGQGCPDNPPQDPFFLSPFRDMRKRSLPTPQCTSGITASQVRRLSDQGAAGAAAREKAFLATLTKAPGPYTPGRRHSVITISKAPMPLFGRNRRESIAAFPSKGPRANRRDSAGGATPSPTGSQFNLQLDIMDDIADIKAARKVRMKMWQTEDKEKMCELQSMDGENKQMSRFKEARRYSNIDTCEKIAPPIPARRRASELPPNSSTQQAGKSSSASPQSSGIVCTNTDLLSIMNSLKSSASKALQSTKGGPRQRGSSKTTDSLPTGVVGDVGGGGGGDRRRDVLRSGRSNSVDVANIGAAAAMAAAAAGNSTRNWFRKMSTRTATAVTMGGQRADAECAEQRLATAGGDYVVQKSPVVVTFADERPKVSLLIEPATGCKPDKHASPMSPPPPPPQPPPPPSAVDKKSKLDGDDVVVWDRPTGSVVNAEVLGTAIEGFLAAKKTGDSADASPTADGELHDHPQQPPGGKPVAKPSADPNTAARTCDTSICSSLKDLFVK, from the exons atGGAATCTGAGCCGGTAATTGTGGTGGATcaagaaaattgttttaatgaagAAGATGAAGATATAGATGATGTGGCCGGAAATGGGCAAGGATGTCCTGATAATCCTCCGCAGGACCCCTTTTTCCTATCGCCTTTCAGAGACATGCGGAAACGCTCATTACCGACACCGCAATGCACATCGGGAATAACTGCTAgtcaa GTGCGAAGGTTGAGCGACCAGGGAGCGGCCGGTGCGGCTGCCCGAGAAAAGGCGTTCTTAGCCACGTTGACCAAGGCGCCTGGGCCCTACACACCGGGTCGCCGACATTCGGTCATCACGATATCGAAGGCGCCCATGCCGTTGTTCGGCCGCAACAGACGTGAATCAATTGCCGCTTTCCCCAGCAAGGGTCCGAGGGCGAATCGCAGAGATTCGGCCGGCGGTGCTACACCGTCGCCCACCGGTAGCCAATTCAACTTGCAGTTGGACATCATGGATGATATAGCAGACATTAAGGCAGCTCGAAAGGTCAGAATGAAGATGTGGCAAACCGAGGATAAGGAAAAAATGTGCGAACTACAGTCGATGGACGGCGAAAACAAACAAATGTCCAG gTTCAAGGAGGCCAGGAGGTATTCCAACATCGACACGTGCGAAAAAATCGCTCCGCCCATACCGGCTCGACGACGCGCGTCGGAGCTGCCTCCCAACTCGTCGACACAGCAAGCCGGTAAATCGTCATCGGCGTCCCCTCAATCGTCCGGAATCGTGTGCACGAACACCGATCTGCTGTCGATAATGAACTCGTTGAAGTCGTCCGCCTCGAAAGCGTTGCAGTCGACCAAAGGCGGCCCGCGGCAACGGGGCAGCAGCAAGACCACGGACAGCCTCCCGACGGGCGTCGTCGGCgacgtcggcggcggcggaggaGGAGACCGCCGTCGGGACGTGCTCCGGTCCGGCCGGTCCAACAGCGTGGACGTGGCCAACATAGGCGCGGCGGCGGCCATGGCGGCCGCGGCCGCCGGCAACAGCACCAGGAACTGGTTCAGGAAAATGTCCACCCGCACGGCGACCGCGGTGACGATGGGTGGCCAGCGGGCCGACGCCGAGTGCGCGGAACAGCGTCTGGCCACCGCGGGCGGCGATTACGTGGTGCAAAAGTCACCGGTCGTCGTGACGTTCGCCGACGAACGGCCCAAGGTGTCGCTGCTGATCGAGCCGGCGACCGGTTGCAAACCGGACAAACACGCGTCGCCGATGtccccgccgccgccgccgccacagccgccgccgccgccgtccgcTGTCGACAAGAAGTCGAAACTCGACGGCGACGACGTGGTGGTGTGGGACCGGCCCACCGGCTCGGTGGTCAACGCGGAGGTGTTGGGCACGGCCATCGAGGGCTTCTTGGCCGCCAAGAAGACGGGCGACAGCGCGGACGCGTCGCCGACCGCCGACGGCGAGCTCCACGACCACCCGCAGCAGCCGCCCGGCGGCAAGCCCGTGGCCAAACCGTCGGCCGACCCGAACACGGCCGCCCGCACGTGCGACACGTCCATCTGTTCGTCGCTCAAAGACCTGTTCGTCAAATAG